The stretch of DNA GCGCACGTTCTGGTCGAAATACATCAGGTAGTAGCGCTTGACCTGGTAGGCACGTTCCTCGATATCCTCGCGGTTCTCATAGAGTTGAAAGATTCGGTCGTCCTCGGCCTGATCTGCCGGCGTAAGGTGATCGGGGAGGTCGAAGGCGATCCCGCCGAGCAATATCGAGACGAGCGACTGGGTGTCGACCCTGACCCCCTCCGTGTCCAAGGTGAAATCGATCCCGCCGGCATTCCAGAAACGGGTGTTCTGGCGGATCTTTTCGTGGTAGGGGGCATTGACGAAGATCCCGATATCGACCGCTTCGGCCGATTCGTCGAACCCGAATTCGACCACCTGGCCCACCTTGATCCCCCGGTAGTAGACCGGCGACCCGATATCGAGAGAGCCGAGAGAGGCCGACTCGAGAAGAAAATGACGGCCGGGCATGTGGCCGGTCAGTACCGGCGGCTTCTCAAGCCCCTTGAACTGGCGGGTCGGTTTGCCCTCCTTCGAGGGGCTGCAGCCGATGTATGCCCCTGAAAAGAGGGTCCCCAGCCCGGTCACTTCGCCGGCAGCAACGCGCGCCCGCACAACCCAGAACCGGGTTTCGTCCGTCATGTAGACCTCGGCCCCTTTCTGCATCTCGGCAGTCACCACGACCTGTTCGGTTTCCGTGTCGAGTTCGATGTCGGTGACTTTCCCGACCTCTACATGTTTGAACTGGACCTTGGTTTTGCCTGCCTCCAACCCCTCGGCCGACTGGAAAACGATGGTTATCTCGGGGCCTTTTTCGGANNNNNNNNNNNATCGAAATGGAGCGCCGGGCCTGCACGACCGCTTCAGGAGCATTTTCTGCCGAGTTTCTTTGAGTCTTTTCCTCAGCCATGCTTTTCCTCCAGGGCATCCCAGATCAGCCGTGGGTCGAAACTCTCCGCGGCGAACATGGTGATCACGACCACCGCGGCGAAGTAGACCGCCGCAGGACCGGCATCGACATTGGCCAGCGCCCCGAGCTTGACCAGGGCCACCAGGATGGTGACGACATAGATGTCGACCATCGACCAGCGCCCCACGGCCTCGGTCATCCGGTAGAGCTGGGTCCGCTCCTTCGGCCGCCATTGCGATTTGAACTGCACCGAGAGGAGCAGAGAGGTCAGGATCATCAGCTTCATCAGCGGAACGAAGACGCTGGCGATGAAGATCACCGCTGCGATCTCCCAGGAACCGCTCTTGATGAAGTAGATCACGCCGCTCATGATGGTGTCGGCCTGCTCGCTGCCGAGCGTGGACGAGATGGTGATCGGCAGCACATTGGCCGGGATATAGAAGATAAAAGAGGCGATCAACAGCGCCCGGGTGCGCGCGAGGCTGTTCGGCTTGCGCTGGTGGAGCGCCGCGCCGCAACGGGGGCAGAGGGCCGATTGACCGCGAATCAGCGACGGCTGGCGGACCACGAGATGGCAGTCGTGACAGAGCACCAGGCCGAGCTGCCGGGCGGAGGCCAGCGGCCGGTTCACGACTTGTCCTCCAGGCGCTCCCAGACCAGGTGGGAGTCGACCGACGAGACCGCAAAGGTCAGGGCGAAGATCAGCAGGGCGAAGGCGAAGACCGCCAGGCCAGGCACGATGGTCGCCATTTTCCCCAGTTTCACCAGTGACACCAGGATGCCGAGCATGAAGACCTCCATCATGCTCCAGGGCTGGAGGTGCTGAAAAAGCCGGAACACCTGCATGGCAAAAGGGGCCCGCCGGTTCAACTTGAGCGGAATATATACGTAGAACAGGCCAATCATCTGGACCAGGGGCACCACCACGCAGGTCAGCAGCACCAGGCACGCCAGGCCGAGCATCCCCTGCCGGTAGATTTCCATGATCCCGGTCAACAGCGCCGTGTGGCGCTTGATGCCGCCGCTCTCCATTCCGAGGAAGGGGAAAGTGACGGCGACGAGGAAGAGCACCATGCCCGCCAGCGTCCAGGCCAGCGTACGGTTGATACTGTCAGCCTTGTGTCGGAACAGGAGAGAGCCGCAGCGCAGGCAACGGGCGCTCGCTCCCGGTTGCAGGTCGGGGACGTGCTGAAGGAGGTCGCATTCGTGGCAGGCGGTTTGATGCATGAAAAACAGGCCTCCTGTATTTATGTAATATCAGAGACTTGAACATCTATTACCTATTTATCATATGGGTTTAATTCAATAATTCAAGTTTTGCTGACATCGGCAAATAACCACCGAAGGAGCAGTGTCACAAACCGGTTTTCGGGAGATACTTTGGGAAGGAGGCCCGTGGCCATTCTGGTGAAAGTTCAGAGCGTTTTTGTCTCTTGCCGGGGGTCACAGACGGTCTGGGCTTCGAGAAGGTTAGACAACGAGTAGCAGGGGTGTGTGTTTTTTCTGAGCCAAACTAAAGTATGAGTTTGTTTGAAACCATTTTTTTTTAAAAGTATAACTTTAAAGCAATTGTGTAAAACCCTTTATCGTTTAAATTTTAGACAATGAATAGTGTGGCAAGTGGGCAATGTTTGATCTTTTGTGAGGGGGGTTCGAAAAGAAGCAGTGCTCGAAATCGAATCTGTTTCCTGTCACGGTACATGCCGTATGTGCCTTTTGAAACGGCTGACTCAAATATATTAGCTGGGCAAAGCACTCCCAATCGCATTGAAGGAAAGGAAAAAAGCCATGAATGAAACGAAGAAAAGGGAGGGAGCGGATGAGGGGCGCCGGGATTTTTTACGAAAAAGCGCTTACGCAGCCTATGCGACCCCGGTGATTATGGCCATGCTGGTGGAGAAGGCCAACGCGGCGAAGTCCTGGAATCCGGGCCGGGGCAACATTCCCAACAACGGGAAGGCGAAACCGCCTCGCGGAAATGGATACGGTCTGTCTAATAACGGCCGCGGGGGATGAGATTCAGATCGA from Desulfuromonas sp. encodes:
- a CDS encoding MlaD family protein encodes the protein SEKGPEITIVFQSAEGLEAGKTKVQFKHVEVGKVTDIELDTETEQVVVTAEMQKGAEVYMTDETRFWVVRARVAAGEVTGLGTLFSGAYIGCSPSKEGKPTRQFKGLEKPPVLTGHMPGRHFLLESASLGSLDIGSPVYYRGIKVGQVVEFGFDESAEAVDIGIFVNAPYHEKIRQNTRFWNAGGIDFTLDTEGVRVDTQSLVSILLGGIAFDLPDHLTPADQAEDDRIFQLYENREDIEERAYQVKRYYLMYFDQNVRGLAPGAPVEIRGIKIGEVVDVKLEVNMDEVTARVAVLALIEPERIDTVIEGTVASSGAKNIAPEEETVENMVRLVDKGLRAQLKTGNLLTGQLYVDLDFYPDAPPEAVTTRNDHPVMPTLPAPFEQMAQRVNNILKEVEKMPLREIARDLHKAIKALHETLEEAGQVAGGINGEVLPELKAALDDFQTTMSGIDKTLGPDSALNYNARNVMSEMAATVRSLRALIDYVERNPQAVIFGKEAE
- a CDS encoding paraquat-inducible protein A; amino-acid sequence: MNRPLASARQLGLVLCHDCHLVVRQPSLIRGQSALCPRCGAALHQRKPNSLARTRALLIASFIFYIPANVLPITISSTLGSEQADTIMSGVIYFIKSGSWEIAAVIFIASVFVPLMKLMILTSLLLSVQFKSQWRPKERTQLYRMTEAVGRWSMVDIYVVTILVALVKLGALANVDAGPAAVYFAAVVVITMFAAESFDPRLIWDALEEKHG
- a CDS encoding paraquat-inducible protein A produces the protein MHQTACHECDLLQHVPDLQPGASARCLRCGSLLFRHKADSINRTLAWTLAGMVLFLVAVTFPFLGMESGGIKRHTALLTGIMEIYRQGMLGLACLVLLTCVVVPLVQMIGLFYVYIPLKLNRRAPFAMQVFRLFQHLQPWSMMEVFMLGILVSLVKLGKMATIVPGLAVFAFALLIFALTFAVSSVDSHLVWERLEDKS